The following are from one region of the Haloactinomyces albus genome:
- a CDS encoding acyl-CoA dehydrogenase family protein — MATDELRDRVREFLSRYDPTRHDRSEFLRARFDAGLAWVHYPPEFGGLDAPRALQPVVDEEFAAAGAPDNDPRSNGIGLGMAAPTILHHGSDEQRRRFLRPLWTGEEIWCQLFSEPGAGSDLAALSTRAVRDGEDWVVDGQKVWTSMAHAAQWAILIARTDPEAPKHQGLTYFLCDMTAPGVEVRPLRQITGEAEFNEVFLSGVRIPDTQRLGSVGQGWRVAMDTLMNERVAIGGGNTTREDGMIGVVADTWRQRPELRTPGLHDRLLRLWVEAEATRLTGERLRQQLAVGAPGPEGSAAKLAFARLNQAISGFEMEMLAEQGLEYDDWTLRRPEVTDMTARGPGYRYLRAKGNSIEGGTSEILRNIIAERVLGLPAESRADKDVPWKELPR; from the coding sequence ATCGCCACCGACGAACTGCGCGACCGCGTACGCGAGTTCCTGTCCCGCTACGATCCCACCCGACACGACCGTTCGGAGTTCCTCCGCGCGCGTTTCGATGCAGGACTGGCCTGGGTGCACTATCCCCCGGAATTCGGTGGACTCGATGCGCCCCGTGCCCTGCAACCCGTGGTCGACGAGGAATTCGCGGCGGCCGGAGCACCGGACAACGATCCGCGCAGCAACGGCATCGGCCTCGGCATGGCGGCCCCGACGATCCTGCACCACGGATCCGACGAGCAGCGCCGTCGTTTCCTGCGACCGCTGTGGACCGGCGAGGAAATATGGTGTCAGCTGTTCAGTGAGCCGGGTGCGGGATCCGACCTGGCGGCCCTGTCCACCCGGGCCGTCCGCGACGGCGAGGACTGGGTCGTCGACGGCCAGAAGGTGTGGACGTCGATGGCGCACGCCGCGCAGTGGGCCATTCTCATCGCACGAACGGACCCCGAGGCACCCAAGCATCAGGGGCTGACGTATTTCCTCTGCGATATGACCGCACCGGGTGTGGAGGTACGTCCGCTGCGCCAGATCACCGGCGAGGCCGAGTTCAACGAGGTGTTCCTGTCCGGCGTGCGTATCCCCGACACTCAGCGCCTCGGCTCGGTGGGCCAGGGTTGGCGTGTCGCGATGGATACGCTGATGAACGAGCGCGTGGCCATCGGCGGCGGCAACACCACCCGCGAGGACGGGATGATCGGTGTCGTGGCCGATACCTGGCGGCAGCGGCCCGAACTGCGCACACCGGGCCTGCACGACCGACTGCTGCGGCTGTGGGTCGAGGCCGAGGCCACCCGCCTGACCGGTGAGCGCCTCCGGCAGCAACTCGCGGTGGGTGCTCCCGGCCCGGAGGGGTCCGCGGCCAAGCTCGCCTTCGCACGGCTGAATCAGGCGATCTCCGGATTCGAGATGGAGATGCTCGCCGAGCAGGGACTGGAATACGACGACTGGACTCTGCGCCGTCCCGAGGTCACGGACATGACCGCACGTGGCCCCGGTTACCGGTACCTGCGCGCGAAGGGGAACTCCATCGAGGGCGGAACCTCGGAGATCCTGCGCAACATCATCGCCGAGCGAGTACTCGGCCTGCCCGCCGAGTCCCGCGCGGACAAGGACGTTCCCTGGAAGGAGCTGCCCCGTTGA